In bacterium, the following proteins share a genomic window:
- the rnhC gene encoding ribonuclease HIII: MSTEVLGSAKLNADLNFPIIGTDESGKGDYFGPLVSAGVYVDERSAKELTVCGVTDSKKLTDSKNLEIARDVTRICNGHFAIIEVSPEKYNDLYDQFKNEKKNLNTLLAWGHAKAIEEILSKVDCKVAIADQFADERFILSKLQEKGKTLKLIQMPKAEQNIAVAAASILARARFLEKLSKLSNEYKINLPKGASQSVIEAAKKLVDMHGRESLRKVAKLHFKITTKVVSK, encoded by the coding sequence ATATCAACAGAAGTATTAGGATCAGCAAAGCTAAACGCGGACTTAAATTTCCCTATAATTGGCACAGATGAATCCGGAAAAGGAGATTATTTTGGTCCGCTCGTAAGTGCAGGCGTCTATGTTGATGAGCGATCCGCAAAAGAACTTACTGTATGTGGTGTTACTGATAGCAAGAAATTAACAGACAGCAAGAATTTAGAAATTGCTCGAGATGTAACTAGAATATGTAATGGTCATTTTGCAATTATTGAAGTATCTCCAGAAAAATATAACGACTTATACGATCAATTTAAAAATGAAAAGAAAAATTTAAACACCTTACTTGCATGGGGACATGCAAAAGCTATAGAAGAGATTCTTTCTAAAGTGGATTGTAAAGTTGCAATTGCTGACCAATTTGCAGATGAAAGGTTTATTCTTAGTAAACTGCAAGAGAAAGGGAAAACTTTAAAATTAATACAGATGCCGAAAGCTGAACAAAACATAGCTGTAGCAGCAGCATCCATTTTGGCACGAGCAAGATTTCTAGAAAAATTATCTAAGCTGTCAAATGAATATAAAATTAACTTGCCTAAAGGAGCTTCTCAATCTGTCATAGAAGCTGCAAAAAAACTTGTCGATATGCATGGTAGAGAATCACTTAGAAAAGTAGCGAAATTGCATTTCAAGATAACTACTAAGGTTGTCAGTAAATAG
- a CDS encoding type II toxin-antitoxin system RnlA family toxin, which translates to MVQINLRIEDILKVFEEYCNKKKYQINCTKDSNNNLRLEISNIREKTLVIIYRTGSIVMGGKNNKLKAEFEKLSQELLSSPQEFVSHKVKEIKACATRYEIVTPEIRRKIREALGTLEGTVEITEKPKPTTEYIAKVTRNSSSSTITQFSNGTLLVQGKTDKLFDDGCTWIEKIANPSDKEVIARFISSDEKSLQEFSAKYTPQLIEVAESSVEKKIGNLYKYLESYDRKWFVASECLCLSKVPLPEFSPIVMPASKAFEGFAKKLLVDIGLFDKGYFQTKDANFSTLNDVNNPKRKAICNKEQHAHSMLKRLNVCLDTNRNFMMHSDDSKVTKVNSIEEGEEKVNTIFKDAKEIFGYFHDLYKLL; encoded by the coding sequence ATGGTACAAATAAATCTAAGAATAGAAGATATACTAAAGGTATTTGAGGAATATTGTAATAAGAAAAAATACCAAATCAATTGTACGAAAGACTCTAACAATAATTTACGGTTAGAGATATCCAACATAAGGGAAAAAACTTTAGTTATAATTTATCGTACGGGTTCTATAGTTATGGGAGGGAAAAACAACAAGTTGAAGGCAGAGTTTGAGAAACTGTCACAGGAATTATTGAGTAGCCCTCAGGAATTTGTATCACATAAAGTAAAGGAGATAAAGGCTTGTGCAACAAGGTACGAAATAGTGACACCTGAGATTAGAAGAAAAATAAGGGAAGCTCTGGGAACGTTAGAGGGTACTGTGGAAATTACGGAAAAGCCAAAACCCACTACTGAGTACATAGCTAAGGTTACTAGAAATAGTTCTTCTTCAACAATAACACAGTTTAGCAATGGAACTTTACTAGTACAGGGTAAAACGGATAAGCTTTTTGATGATGGTTGTACTTGGATAGAAAAAATTGCAAATCCATCAGATAAAGAAGTAATAGCAAGATTTATATCAAGCGATGAGAAGAGTTTGCAAGAATTTTCCGCGAAATACACTCCTCAACTTATAGAAGTGGCTGAGAGTAGTGTAGAAAAGAAAATAGGGAATCTGTATAAATACCTTGAATCCTACGATAGAAAATGGTTTGTAGCGTCCGAGTGCCTATGTTTAAGTAAAGTTCCGCTTCCTGAGTTTTCTCCGATAGTAATGCCAGCGTCAAAAGCATTTGAAGGGTTTGCAAAAAAACTTCTTGTTGATATTGGGCTTTTTGACAAGGGCTATTTTCAGACAAAAGATGCGAACTTTTCGACTTTAAATGATGTTAACAACCCCAAGAGGAAGGCTATATGTAATAAAGAACAGCATGCGCACTCAATGCTCAAGAGACTTAATGTGTGTCTTGATACGAACCGTAACTTTATGATGCATAGTGACGATAGTAAAGTTACGAAAGTTAATTCTATAGAAGAGGGAGAGGAAAAAGTTAACACGATATTCAAAGATGCAAAAGAAATATTTGGATACTTCCACGACCTTTACAAATTACTATAG